A section of the Clostridia bacterium genome encodes:
- a CDS encoding YwmB family TATA-box binding protein: MVLGQYSKALAASAFLAGAFVLLALSPAGEGIRRTGDELVWWALEQAGAVPLRAELEAQFLFRRGAGQSFEALVRALGASGAGESAGADDRATGWQIWRRPLVLGEPPGPSPEQGGEQGLLVLRWSEEGRARPQEQERLLAAWSAQGRIYRLYRAQIGTPLEGASLGWRARRLVRLLGGRGVESLSQPGLVVISGYSPFLGPGRREATGRELNFQVALRVNRTEGRTLVFVGVPLLVGSF, encoded by the coding sequence ATGGTGCTTGGGCAATACTCAAAAGCCCTGGCGGCGTCGGCCTTCCTAGCCGGCGCCTTCGTTCTTTTGGCCCTCTCTCCGGCCGGGGAGGGAATTCGCAGGACCGGAGACGAGCTGGTATGGTGGGCGCTGGAGCAGGCCGGGGCCGTGCCGCTCAGGGCAGAATTGGAAGCCCAGTTCCTGTTTAGGCGCGGGGCCGGCCAGAGTTTTGAAGCCCTGGTAAGAGCGCTTGGCGCTTCCGGCGCGGGAGAGTCGGCCGGAGCCGACGACAGGGCGACCGGATGGCAGATATGGCGCCGCCCTTTGGTGTTAGGGGAACCCCCGGGGCCTTCTCCGGAGCAGGGTGGGGAACAGGGGCTTCTCGTCCTGCGATGGTCGGAGGAGGGACGGGCCCGGCCGCAGGAGCAGGAGCGGCTGCTGGCCGCCTGGTCGGCACAGGGGCGTATTTACCGTCTGTACAGGGCTCAGATTGGGACCCCTCTGGAGGGAGCGTCCCTGGGATGGAGGGCGCGACGGTTGGTGAGGCTGCTGGGAGGGCGGGGCGTGGAGAGTCTCTCGCAGCCCGGCCTGGTAGTTATCAGCGGTTACAGTCCCTTCCTGGGCCCCGGTCGCAGGGAGGCTACGGGCAGAGAACTGAACTTCCAGGTGGCCCTCCGGGTGAACCGAACCGAGGGCCGTACCCTGGTTTTCGTGGGGGTGCCGCTCCTCGTTGGCAGTTTTTAG
- the murA gene encoding UDP-N-acetylglucosamine 1-carboxyvinyltransferase — MEDLRLRGGRPLFGSVRISGAKNAVLPIMAASLLTGDTCHLQEVPRLLDVATCFYLLRSLGTEATWSGREMTLRTPRLTAVEAPYEFVRRMRASFLVFGPLLARVGRAEVSLPGGCAIGSRPVDQHLKGFAALGAGIEMSHGLVRARARRLQGARIYLDVPSVGATENLMMAATLARGTTIIENAACEPEVVDLANFLNAMGARVSGAGTRTVRIEGVTELHGARHTVIPDRIEAGTFLAAVLAVGGRVKLENVISGHLSAVLAKFGEVGATIADQEGSLWIERDPQAALRATDVRALPYPGFPTDLQPQMAAVLTQARGMSLVTDLVFDSRFTYVEELQRLGANIRTEGRSAVIEGPTALTGAQVRAHDLRAGAALVIAGLAASGETEITGTEHLDRGYEELVDKLAALGAQVFRGRLKSEALV; from the coding sequence TTGGAGGACTTACGGCTACGCGGAGGCAGGCCTCTGTTCGGTTCGGTGCGTATCAGTGGGGCGAAGAACGCCGTTCTGCCCATTATGGCCGCCAGCCTGCTCACGGGCGACACCTGCCACCTGCAGGAGGTGCCTCGCCTCTTAGATGTAGCTACCTGCTTCTACCTGCTGCGAAGCCTGGGTACCGAGGCAACCTGGTCGGGTCGGGAGATGACCCTGCGTACTCCGCGCCTGACGGCCGTGGAGGCACCTTACGAGTTCGTCCGTCGTATGCGGGCTTCGTTTCTGGTGTTCGGCCCTCTGTTGGCCCGGGTCGGCCGGGCGGAGGTATCCCTTCCCGGCGGCTGTGCCATCGGCAGCCGTCCGGTGGACCAGCACCTCAAGGGATTTGCCGCATTGGGTGCCGGCATTGAGATGTCGCACGGACTGGTGAGGGCCAGGGCCCGGCGGCTGCAAGGAGCCCGCATTTATCTCGACGTACCCAGCGTTGGAGCCACCGAAAACCTGATGATGGCCGCCACCCTGGCCCGTGGCACCACGATCATCGAAAATGCCGCCTGCGAGCCCGAAGTGGTGGATCTGGCCAACTTTCTCAATGCCATGGGGGCCCGGGTAAGCGGTGCCGGCACCCGGACGGTACGAATAGAAGGGGTAACGGAACTGCACGGGGCCCGGCACACGGTAATACCGGATCGCATTGAGGCCGGGACTTTCCTGGCTGCAGTCCTGGCGGTCGGAGGCAGGGTAAAGCTGGAGAACGTAATCAGCGGGCACCTGAGTGCGGTGCTGGCCAAGTTCGGGGAAGTGGGAGCGACCATTGCCGACCAGGAGGGTTCGCTATGGATAGAGCGAGACCCGCAGGCGGCTCTGAGGGCTACGGACGTTCGCGCCCTGCCTTATCCCGGGTTTCCCACCGATCTTCAGCCCCAGATGGCCGCCGTGCTCACCCAAGCCCGCGGTATGAGCCTGGTAACCGACCTGGTATTCGACAGCCGGTTCACCTATGTAGAGGAGCTTCAGCGGTTGGGAGCCAACATTCGCACCGAAGGCCGCAGCGCCGTGATCGAGGGCCCCACTGCCCTGACCGGGGCTCAGGTCAGAGCCCACGACCTGCGGGCCGGCGCCGCCCTGGTCATCGCCGGGCTGGCCGCCAGCGGCGAAACCGAGATAACCGGCACGGAGCACCTGGACCGCGGCTACGAGGAATTGGTAGACAAACTGGCGGCCCTGGGGGCGCAGGTCTTCCGGGGCCGGCTCAAGAGCGAGGCTCTGGTCTAG
- the spoIID gene encoding stage II sporulation protein D, translating to MPRYLIWWLALLLAAVVLLPLAVISLLSGVGGPRITTDRAVRVYIPATGSVEVLPLEAYLVGAVAAEMPARFAPEALKAQAVAARTYAARRLVLGRLGKGSHPQADVCNDPQHCQGWLSEAEMRRRWGLLGYWFFRRKVQAAVAATRGLVLTYQGELIDPLYHSASGGRTEDAKEVWGRSVPYLRSRPSPWEEESPYNDSVTVLSISDVMDRLGLEGSGNDLGLRVVAYTASGRVKSVLAGGRILTGGQFRQLLGLNSTYVRWEKKEANLVFRTRGYGHGVGMSQYGAQGLARRGKSYREILSYYYPGTELVSLNDVPVR from the coding sequence ATGCCCAGGTATCTTATTTGGTGGCTGGCCCTGCTACTGGCTGCCGTGGTTTTGCTTCCCCTGGCCGTAATATCGCTGCTGTCCGGCGTGGGAGGGCCGCGTATTACCACCGACCGGGCCGTTCGGGTCTACATTCCTGCCACCGGCTCGGTTGAGGTCTTACCCCTGGAGGCCTATCTGGTAGGTGCGGTGGCGGCGGAAATGCCCGCCCGTTTCGCGCCCGAAGCCCTGAAGGCCCAGGCGGTGGCGGCCCGGACCTACGCCGCCCGGCGCCTGGTGCTCGGGCGCCTGGGGAAAGGGAGCCACCCCCAGGCCGACGTCTGTAACGACCCCCAGCACTGCCAGGGGTGGTTAAGCGAAGCGGAGATGCGGCGCCGCTGGGGCCTGTTGGGATACTGGTTTTTCCGGCGCAAGGTGCAGGCGGCGGTGGCCGCCACCCGGGGACTGGTCCTCACCTATCAGGGCGAGCTTATCGACCCGCTTTACCATTCCGCCAGCGGCGGGCGTACCGAGGACGCAAAGGAGGTCTGGGGCCGTTCCGTTCCCTACCTGCGCAGCCGGCCTTCGCCCTGGGAAGAAGAATCGCCTTACAATGACAGCGTTACCGTGCTGTCGATCTCCGACGTGATGGACCGCCTGGGCCTGGAAGGCTCGGGCAACGATCTCGGCCTGCGGGTGGTAGCCTATACCGCCAGCGGGAGGGTCAAGTCGGTGCTGGCAGGAGGGCGAATCCTTACCGGGGGGCAGTTCCGGCAGTTGCTCGGCCTCAACTCTACCTACGTGCGCTGGGAAAAGAAAGAAGCGAATCTGGTATTCCGTACCCGGGGATACGGCCACGGTGTGGGCATGTCCCAGTACGGCGCCCAGGGTCTGGCCCGTCGGGGGAAATCCTACCGAGAAATCCTCTCCTATTATTATCCGGGAACCGAGTTGGTTTCTTTGAACGATGTGCCCGTACGTTAA
- a CDS encoding peptidoglycan DD-metalloendopeptidase family protein, giving the protein MLRGVINPRAMTAVWLRTFKQWSWQRIAAAALLAAVGTGITWMLVAGYQFGPRVTVQSPARVGHLPEPQPSEVLAGSATAPTPEEAVQEPPASSSAPTGAGAAASSPEEKSAAPGRAAPADLSRVIRPVEGEVARGYGYGLADAYRDYRFHPGVDLAAPSGSPVRAVARGEVKEVAYDAEHRWQVVLSHGNGWETVYLELDRVEDLSAGQPVPPGSVLGYLGEPGTGAETTEPHLHFEVRYRGEARNPLEFLR; this is encoded by the coding sequence ATGTTGCGGGGAGTCATTAACCCGAGAGCGATGACCGCGGTCTGGCTGCGGACGTTCAAACAGTGGTCCTGGCAGCGGATCGCCGCCGCCGCCCTCCTGGCCGCCGTCGGCACCGGAATTACGTGGATGCTGGTGGCCGGGTATCAATTCGGTCCCCGGGTGACGGTACAATCACCGGCTCGGGTAGGCCATCTGCCCGAGCCGCAGCCCTCCGAGGTCCTGGCCGGATCCGCTACCGCGCCGACACCGGAGGAGGCGGTCCAGGAGCCGCCCGCTTCCTCCTCGGCACCCACCGGTGCCGGTGCTGCCGCTTCTTCGCCGGAGGAAAAATCCGCGGCGCCGGGAAGGGCTGCCCCGGCGGACCTCTCCCGGGTGATACGGCCGGTGGAAGGAGAGGTGGCCCGCGGTTACGGGTACGGGCTGGCGGACGCCTACCGGGACTACCGGTTCCATCCCGGCGTCGACCTCGCCGCCCCGTCCGGGAGCCCGGTGAGGGCGGTGGCCCGGGGCGAGGTGAAGGAGGTAGCATACGACGCCGAGCACCGCTGGCAGGTAGTGCTGAGCCACGGCAACGGGTGGGAGACCGTTTACCTCGAACTCGACCGGGTCGAGGACTTGTCGGCCGGGCAGCCGGTGCCGCCGGGATCGGTCCTGGGCTACCTGGGCGAGCCCGGAACCGGAGCCGAGACTACCGAACCACACCTGCATTTCGAGGTCCGCTATCGGGGAGAGGCACGGAATCCCCTGGAGTTCCTGCGGTAG
- the spoIIID gene encoding sporulation transcriptional regulator SpoIIID, protein MQEHIRHRVLQIANYVVASTATVRQAAGVYGVSKSTVHKDMTERLPQIDEELAGQVRRILDLNKAERHIRGGEATRKKYRGTLNPAQDLR, encoded by the coding sequence ATGCAGGAGCACATCCGCCATCGGGTGCTGCAAATAGCCAATTATGTGGTAGCCTCCACGGCGACGGTGCGACAGGCGGCCGGGGTGTACGGGGTGAGCAAGAGCACGGTGCACAAGGACATGACCGAAAGGCTGCCCCAGATCGACGAGGAGTTGGCCGGACAGGTCCGGCGCATCCTGGACCTGAACAAGGCCGAGCGGCATATTCGCGGAGGCGAGGCTACCCGCAAGAAATATCGGGGCACCCTGAATCCGGCGCAGGATTTGCGGTAA
- the mreB gene encoding rod shape-determining protein MreB encodes MWGWGTDIGVDLGTASILIYLRGKGIVLREPSVVALERDTQRLIAVGEEARRMLGRTPDYIATVRPLREGVIADYEITQRMLRHLLKKVGGFHLFFRPRLMVCVPSGITNVEERAVKQAALQAGAKEAYLIEEPLAAALGVGLDISRPEGSMVVDIGGGTTDIAVLSLGGIVYSRSLRVGGDKFDAAIVQYIRRRHNLLIGEQTAEEVKIEVGTVYPGVRDAAATIRGRDLVTGLPKTVEITSAELREAMREPTEAVISAIKEVLEQTPPELAADIVDRGIVMTGGGSLLHGLDLLLQEETGLPVHLADDPISSVALGAGKALTMLGVLRANHAVSGGQY; translated from the coding sequence GTGTGGGGTTGGGGGACCGACATCGGAGTGGACCTGGGTACGGCGAGTATCCTGATTTACCTTCGGGGAAAGGGAATTGTGCTGCGCGAGCCTTCGGTGGTGGCCCTGGAGCGCGATACTCAACGGCTGATAGCCGTAGGTGAAGAGGCCCGGCGGATGCTCGGTCGCACGCCGGACTACATTGCCACGGTGCGGCCGCTTCGAGAAGGGGTGATAGCCGACTACGAGATTACGCAGAGGATGCTGCGTCACCTGCTGAAGAAGGTTGGGGGCTTTCACCTTTTTTTCCGACCTCGCCTGATGGTCTGCGTCCCTTCGGGAATTACCAATGTGGAGGAACGCGCGGTGAAGCAGGCCGCGCTCCAGGCGGGTGCCAAGGAGGCCTACCTGATCGAGGAACCCCTGGCCGCCGCCCTGGGAGTGGGTCTGGACATTTCCCGACCGGAAGGAAGCATGGTGGTGGATATCGGGGGAGGCACCACCGACATAGCGGTGCTCTCCCTGGGCGGCATCGTCTACAGCCGTTCCCTGCGCGTGGGTGGGGACAAGTTCGACGCTGCCATCGTCCAGTACATACGCCGGCGCCACAATCTCCTGATCGGGGAGCAGACGGCCGAAGAGGTAAAGATTGAGGTGGGCACGGTATACCCGGGCGTGCGGGATGCCGCCGCTACCATAAGAGGTCGGGACCTGGTAACCGGGCTGCCCAAGACGGTGGAGATAACCTCCGCCGAGTTGCGGGAGGCCATGCGCGAGCCCACGGAGGCGGTGATTTCCGCCATCAAGGAAGTGCTGGAGCAGACCCCTCCGGAGCTGGCGGCGGACATCGTGGACCGGGGGATCGTTATGACCGGCGGCGGCTCGCTGTTGCACGGTTTGGACCTGTTGCTGCAGGAGGAAACCGGGCTGCCGGTACACCTGGCCGATGACCCCATCTCCTCCGTGGCCCTGGGGGCGGGAAAGGCCCTGACCATGCT